The Metabacillus schmidteae genome includes a region encoding these proteins:
- a CDS encoding glycosyltransferase, translating to MKKIAFLLPDFQEGGMPKVASNIMSGLNSDYSQYLILLDSESEIRYEHNSKVLGVCPKGQTKLQKMKVFLKRIKIVKELKKKYHFDVVVSFGVAANIINIVSNQNEKTVCTEHNVKSIENKTWGFFGKIYDVLIKLFYSKPDHLVAISNVMKEDFIENYNLKKDIDVIYNPHKINDIIERSNEPLNSSEKELFKNKKTLINVGRLTYAKGHWHLIRVLAELKKSEPNIQLLILGQGEMEEDLKKLSEKLNIQDSIQFLGFQQNPYKFIKHSDAFVMSSLFEGFPNVLIESLACNTPIISTDCKSGPREIIDKDKNIHKKIKEFEVHEYGLITPQFDGNVILNDSKLSDSEQQLKLAILELIQNKELYDKLKANCLNKALEYDVSNMVKKYEEIFR from the coding sequence ATGAAAAAAATTGCCTTTTTATTACCGGATTTTCAAGAAGGTGGCATGCCTAAGGTAGCATCAAACATCATGTCAGGTCTAAATAGTGACTATTCACAGTATCTAATCTTATTGGATAGTGAAAGTGAAATTCGCTATGAGCATAACTCAAAAGTTCTTGGAGTGTGCCCAAAAGGCCAAACAAAACTTCAAAAAATGAAAGTTTTTTTAAAGAGAATTAAAATAGTTAAAGAATTAAAGAAAAAATATCATTTTGATGTAGTTGTTAGTTTCGGTGTTGCAGCAAATATTATTAATATTGTGTCAAATCAAAATGAAAAAACAGTCTGTACGGAACATAATGTTAAATCCATTGAAAATAAAACATGGGGTTTCTTTGGTAAAATTTACGATGTCTTAATTAAATTGTTTTATTCTAAACCGGATCATTTAGTTGCTATATCCAATGTAATGAAAGAAGATTTTATCGAAAATTATAACTTAAAAAAGGATATTGATGTTATTTATAATCCTCATAAGATAAATGACATTATTGAAAGATCAAATGAACCATTAAATTCTAGTGAAAAAGAGCTTTTTAAAAATAAAAAAACGTTAATAAATGTAGGAAGATTAACATATGCAAAAGGGCATTGGCACTTAATAAGAGTTCTTGCTGAGCTAAAGAAAAGTGAGCCCAATATCCAGTTATTGATTCTAGGACAAGGCGAAATGGAAGAAGATTTAAAGAAACTTTCTGAAAAACTAAACATACAAGACTCTATACAATTTTTAGGCTTTCAACAAAACCCTTATAAATTTATTAAGCACTCAGATGCTTTTGTGATGAGTTCTTTGTTCGAAGGGTTTCCTAATGTTTTAATTGAATCTTTAGCTTGTAATACGCCGATCATTTCGACTGATTGTAAATCTGGACCTAGAGAAATAATAGATAAGGATAAAAATATTCATAAAAAAATTAAAGAGTTTGAAGTACATGAATACGGACTGATTACACCACAATTTGATGGTAATGTAATATTGAATGATAGCAAGCTTTCTGATTCAGAACAACAATTAAAACTAGCTATTCTAGAACTAATTCAGAATAAAGAATTATACGATAAGCTGAAAGCCAATTGTCTTAATAAGGCACTAGAATACGATGTGTCAAACATGGTAAAAAAATACGAAGAAATCTTTAGGTAA
- a CDS encoding VanZ family protein: protein MRTFPVLMFLFCLFLFTCTENLHLLLTDYSLNFRFNPSPNAWTFFNNDLIYVSEPAYISQKFGHTFYFFLLAVLIFHAWKSIRLVFLISLAAALSSEVAQLYFSRSGRLIDVGYDLAGMLLFVGLFYLYCLVKLLQRNNNARVSSLRTDDSVKS from the coding sequence ATGAGAACTTTTCCAGTACTAATGTTTCTTTTTTGCCTATTTTTATTCACTTGTACAGAGAACTTACATTTACTTTTGACAGATTACAGTCTTAACTTCCGTTTTAATCCTTCCCCTAATGCCTGGACCTTTTTCAATAATGATTTGATATACGTAAGTGAACCTGCTTATATAAGTCAAAAATTTGGTCATACGTTTTATTTTTTCTTATTAGCTGTTCTAATTTTTCATGCTTGGAAAAGCATTCGATTGGTTTTTTTAATATCACTTGCGGCCGCTTTATCCTCTGAAGTAGCACAATTATATTTTTCACGAAGTGGCCGATTGATAGATGTAGGCTATGATTTAGCAGGAATGCTCCTTTTTGTTGGACTATTCTACTTATATTGTTTAGTGAAACTGCTTCAACGTAATAATAATGCACGTGTAAGTTCTTTAAGGACGGATGACAGTGTTAAGAGTTAA
- a CDS encoding LytR family transcriptional regulator, with amino-acid sequence MKQFNNHNAFDTMPKSVKKTLRYIIQDVDSIEKLTQIETLMNGFIQERKVVLEKQHTDQNS; translated from the coding sequence ATGAAACAATTTAATAATCATAATGCATTTGATACGATGCCTAAATCAGTGAAAAAGACACTAAGATACATCATTCAGGATGTCGATTCGATCGAAAAGCTGACACAAATTGAAACGTTAATGAATGGGTTTATTCAGGAAAGAAAAGTAGTTCTTGAAAAGCAGCATACAGATCAAAACTCCTAA
- a CDS encoding glycosyltransferase, protein MRVLHVINSLDIGGAQTLLNDALPEFEKKGVQSEVFVLKRSTEGNFEQQLKNKGIKIIYSNISNIYNPLQILELKKVIKKRKYDIIHSHTFPSQYWVSLLRNTFKKTPKFITTEHNTSNRRRELKVFKYIDTIIYKNYSKIICISNGTFDELITWTKNVKHKSVVVENGIALSKFTNAKPLEKAKLVPNFKVGDFIVLMVARLTNQKDHETVIRSAMNLPNHIHVVFVGDGEKHNEYEEMIKNHKLNNRVHLLGARADVPNIMKTADLFVLSSHFEGFGLVAVEAMASGLPVIASDVAGLTEVVSGAGCLFKKGDAEKLSTIITDLEENKNNRLSMIDAGKKRSSLFSIEKFVDEHIQVYKSIL, encoded by the coding sequence GTGAGGGTATTGCATGTTATTAACTCATTAGATATTGGTGGTGCGCAAACTTTATTGAACGATGCACTTCCGGAATTTGAGAAAAAAGGTGTTCAATCGGAAGTATTTGTTTTGAAAAGGAGTACGGAAGGCAATTTTGAACAACAATTAAAAAACAAAGGGATAAAAATTATTTATAGTAATATAAGTAACATTTATAATCCGTTGCAAATATTGGAATTGAAGAAAGTTATTAAAAAACGAAAATATGATATTATTCATTCTCACACATTTCCATCTCAATATTGGGTTAGCCTTTTAAGAAATACTTTCAAAAAGACTCCAAAATTCATCACAACTGAACATAATACTTCCAATAGACGAAGAGAGTTAAAGGTTTTTAAGTATATTGATACTATTATTTATAAAAACTACAGTAAAATCATTTGCATTAGCAATGGAACATTTGATGAGCTAATTACTTGGACTAAGAATGTAAAACATAAAAGTGTTGTAGTGGAAAATGGAATTGCATTAAGTAAATTTACTAATGCAAAACCTTTAGAGAAAGCTAAACTTGTTCCAAATTTTAAGGTTGGGGATTTTATTGTTTTAATGGTCGCAAGACTCACGAATCAAAAAGACCATGAAACGGTAATTAGATCCGCAATGAATCTCCCAAACCATATACATGTTGTTTTCGTTGGTGATGGAGAAAAGCATAACGAATATGAGGAAATGATTAAAAATCATAAGCTAAATAATAGAGTACATTTGCTCGGGGCTAGGGCAGATGTGCCTAATATTATGAAAACAGCTGATCTTTTTGTTCTATCTTCTCACTTTGAAGGATTCGGTCTAGTAGCAGTTGAGGCTATGGCAAGTGGCTTACCTGTAATAGCCAGTGATGTAGCGGGTTTAACAGAAGTAGTCTCTGGTGCTGGATGCTTATTTAAAAAGGGAGATGCAGAAAAGCTATCAACAATAATTACAGATTTAGAAGAAAATAAAAACAATCGCCTATCAATGATAGACGCAGGTAAAAAGAGAAGTTCATTGTTTTCTATTGAGAAGTTTGTAGATGAACACATTCAGGTATATAAATCGATACTATAA
- a CDS encoding glycosyltransferase family 4 protein has translation MKKIKVAYICEALGGGVRKHLVDLLDHIDKNKYEVHVIHGVNRMDTVFIDAKNRLDNVKFYPVAEMEREISVKKDFAALMKVVGILKNIKPDVVHCHSSKAGVLGRVAAKYLRIKKIYYTPHGYIFQNPTISNKKMKLFTFIEKALANNFSTKVIHVSKGEEAEAIKHNILPVEKSTVVYNGMDIPEVKDEGIKDIFHIVTIARMDDQKNPWEAIKIIEGLLNQYPNIMYTYVGDGKYYNEIAEYVNSNKLDNHIKLPGFLDNPYEVLKGADLFLLSSLYEGLPYALIEAMAFKVPLLASDVTGNNELVTNDDNGFLYKLNNIEEGRAKLKVLINNKDLLGKMSNNAYKHFINNFTIEKMVNAYDKLYSGD, from the coding sequence ATGAAAAAAATTAAAGTAGCTTATATTTGTGAAGCATTAGGTGGGGGAGTAAGAAAACATTTGGTAGACTTACTTGACCATATTGATAAAAACAAATATGAGGTTCATGTTATACATGGTGTTAATCGAATGGATACTGTCTTTATTGATGCTAAAAATAGACTGGATAATGTCAAATTCTATCCTGTTGCTGAAATGGAAAGAGAAATAAGTGTTAAAAAAGATTTCGCAGCTTTAATGAAGGTAGTAGGTATATTGAAAAATATAAAACCTGATGTAGTACACTGCCATAGTTCTAAAGCAGGTGTTCTGGGGAGAGTAGCAGCAAAATATTTGCGGATAAAAAAGATATATTACACACCGCATGGGTATATCTTCCAAAACCCAACGATATCTAATAAAAAAATGAAATTATTCACATTTATCGAAAAAGCATTGGCTAATAATTTTTCAACAAAAGTAATACATGTATCTAAAGGTGAAGAAGCAGAAGCTATCAAACATAATATTTTACCTGTAGAAAAGTCAACTGTTGTTTACAATGGGATGGATATTCCCGAAGTTAAAGATGAAGGCATCAAGGACATTTTTCATATCGTAACCATAGCAAGAATGGATGATCAAAAAAATCCATGGGAAGCAATAAAAATAATTGAGGGTCTGCTAAATCAGTACCCTAATATTATGTACACCTACGTTGGTGATGGGAAGTACTATAATGAAATAGCTGAGTATGTTAATAGTAATAAATTGGACAACCACATTAAACTTCCCGGTTTCTTGGATAATCCGTATGAAGTGTTAAAAGGAGCAGATTTATTTTTACTATCATCTTTATATGAAGGATTACCATATGCATTGATTGAAGCTATGGCTTTTAAGGTACCTTTATTAGCATCTGATGTAACAGGTAATAATGAATTAGTTACTAATGATGACAACGGTTTTCTATATAAGCTAAATAATATAGAAGAAGGTAGAGCAAAGTTAAAAGTATTGATCAACAATAAGGATTTGCTAGGCAAGATGAGTAACAATGCATATAAGCACTTTATAAATAACTTTACGATTGAAAAGATGGTAAATGCCTACGATAAATTATATTCAGGAGATTGA
- a CDS encoding SWIM zinc finger family protein, translated as MLGRELSKELVLGAAEQIKQLLSPQEEENRNVVKKGLILYRQGSIYNVSTTSHSVSAKVQDVTSVQVELDLDYFSLSTCTCPSDSICRHQLATFLYVYASVDRVGTFVDLWKEEKPIDDVLKHVKKASSLLKPERDYEDTLDSWIAFFDREFVRWYEQVSSPNQLFQSLFHHYYSALKKKAPKSPEMKQFFIVQASVTVFLKILQLINETKPTDYMLQHIIYPYIDQLSDNVEVAISEMKRYALPFALDPYLVDSVERFRELLYMSKEYQYERTNLYQLLWIELLRRDKFISIEREWLEEHIEEEKNQEPSFAIEFEMALMHMNFLQSRDEDIFEVMRTRFTPSALPFTFHWVEDIFKKKNWKRLSNWISYLMSGSIEYINSSLPFEEKRQTIRHLLRMISQYARATNDDVLYERACRMMLPLSYAEYHDLLLDKEQYKTWIELQTLLGFSLDEMDTYVLKEIEKREPGVLLPLYVHSVQKEISLKTRENYKMAVRYLKRIKAQYKKLKREEVWDNYILQLAEEHKRLRAFKEELKKGKLIHD; from the coding sequence ATGCTTGGTCGGGAACTTAGTAAAGAACTTGTACTTGGTGCCGCTGAACAGATTAAACAGTTGCTTTCACCTCAGGAAGAAGAGAATCGGAATGTCGTGAAAAAGGGACTCATTTTGTATCGTCAAGGCAGTATTTATAATGTGAGCACAACAAGCCATTCTGTGTCTGCAAAAGTGCAGGATGTCACGAGTGTTCAGGTTGAGCTTGATTTAGATTATTTTTCATTGAGTACATGCACTTGTCCTTCAGATTCGATTTGTCGACATCAGCTTGCAACGTTTCTCTATGTATATGCAAGTGTAGACAGAGTCGGTACATTTGTTGACCTTTGGAAGGAAGAAAAGCCGATTGATGATGTGTTAAAGCATGTTAAAAAGGCAAGCTCTCTTTTAAAGCCTGAAAGGGACTATGAAGATACACTTGATAGCTGGATTGCTTTTTTTGATCGGGAATTTGTTCGCTGGTATGAGCAGGTATCAAGTCCTAATCAGCTATTTCAAAGTCTTTTTCATCATTATTATTCTGCTTTAAAAAAGAAGGCGCCTAAGTCTCCTGAGATGAAGCAATTTTTTATCGTTCAGGCATCAGTCACTGTGTTTTTAAAAATTTTGCAGCTCATTAATGAGACGAAGCCAACCGACTATATGTTACAGCATATTATTTATCCTTATATTGATCAGCTTAGCGATAATGTTGAGGTGGCCATTTCTGAAATGAAGCGCTATGCTTTGCCGTTTGCTCTTGATCCTTATTTGGTGGATAGTGTTGAACGATTCAGGGAGCTTCTATATATGAGCAAGGAATATCAGTATGAGCGCACCAATTTGTATCAATTGCTTTGGATTGAGCTGCTGCGACGGGATAAGTTTATTTCGATTGAGCGCGAATGGCTTGAGGAGCATATTGAGGAAGAAAAGAATCAAGAGCCATCCTTTGCGATTGAGTTTGAAATGGCACTTATGCATATGAATTTTCTTCAATCACGTGATGAAGATATTTTTGAAGTGATGCGCACACGTTTTACCCCGTCTGCTTTGCCATTTACGTTTCACTGGGTTGAGGATATTTTCAAAAAGAAAAATTGGAAGCGGCTGTCGAATTGGATTTCTTATTTAATGAGCGGCTCTATCGAATATATTAACAGTTCTTTACCATTTGAGGAAAAGCGGCAAACGATCCGTCATTTATTGAGGATGATTTCACAGTACGCACGCGCAACAAATGATGATGTGCTGTATGAGAGGGCATGCCGAATGATGCTGCCGTTAAGCTATGCCGAATATCATGATTTGCTTTTAGATAAAGAGCAGTACAAAACATGGATTGAGCTGCAGACACTATTAGGTTTCTCTCTGGATGAGATGGATACATATGTTTTAAAGGAAATTGAAAAACGAGAACCTGGTGTGCTGTTACCTCTTTATGTGCATTCTGTTCAGAAAGAAATTAGTTTAAAAACACGGGAGAATTACAAAATGGCTGTGCGCTATTTGAAGAGAATTAAAGCTCAGTACAAGAAGCTGAAGCGTGAAGAGGTTTGGGATAATTATATTTTGCAGCTGGCTGAGGAGCATAAGCGATTACGTGCATTTAAAGAAGAGTTAAAGAAAGGAAAGCTCATTCATGATTAA
- a CDS encoding tyrosine-protein phosphatase, whose product MIDIHSHILPGVDDGAQTIEDAIKLAKEAVSEGITKIIATPHHHNGKYTNKKEVILSKVVELNDILHQENIPLEVLPGQETRIYGELLEDLRKGDILPLNKFNYLFIELPSGHVPRYTEKLLFEVQLKGLTPVIVHPERNTEIIENSDILYNLVSKGVLTQITSGSVVGKFGKKIQKFTMQLIDSNLTHFIASDAHNTSTRSFHFSESLSVIEKEFGSNASLFFCENAEYLIKGQAIYKEAPSMIKRKKLFGIF is encoded by the coding sequence ATGATTGATATCCATAGCCATATCCTTCCAGGGGTAGACGATGGAGCACAAACAATAGAAGATGCAATAAAGTTGGCAAAAGAAGCTGTTTCCGAAGGAATCACTAAAATAATTGCAACACCTCATCACCACAATGGAAAGTACACCAATAAAAAAGAAGTCATTTTATCTAAAGTGGTAGAACTAAATGATATACTTCATCAAGAAAATATACCACTTGAAGTCTTGCCGGGACAGGAAACTCGTATCTATGGAGAATTGCTGGAAGATTTAAGGAAAGGTGATATTCTTCCTCTTAATAAATTCAACTATTTATTTATTGAATTACCCTCTGGTCATGTGCCCAGGTATACAGAGAAACTTTTATTTGAGGTTCAGTTGAAGGGATTAACCCCAGTAATAGTTCACCCTGAAAGGAATACTGAGATTATTGAAAACTCTGATATTCTATACAACCTTGTAAGTAAAGGAGTGCTAACCCAAATTACATCTGGTAGTGTAGTTGGAAAATTCGGTAAAAAAATACAAAAATTCACTATGCAGTTAATTGACTCTAACTTAACACATTTCATAGCTTCTGATGCTCATAACACATCAACAAGAAGCTTTCATTTCAGTGAATCACTATCTGTAATTGAAAAAGAATTCGGATCGAATGCATCATTATTCTTCTGTGAGAATGCTGAATATTTAATAAAAGGTCAAGCTATTTATAAAGAGGCTCCGAGCATGATCAAACGAAAAAAATTGTTTGGAATTTTTTAA
- a CDS encoding YveK family protein gives MVEEKISLKELYLTLKKRLSFIIIITAIATALTGIVSYFLLTPIYQSSTQILVNQSKNDQQFYNQGELQTNLQLINTYNVIIKSPAILDKVIEQEKLDMTFNELNEMITVSNEQDSQVVNIDVQNEDPQKAADIANTIAKTFQSEISKIMKIDNVNILTPAEIGEDPSPVKPKPLINMAFGLIFGFALGAGIAWLQNYLDNTIKTEQDIEKHLGLAVLGTITTINLDEENIGQETGKVSMTRTRGESVGS, from the coding sequence ATGGTAGAAGAAAAAATCAGTTTGAAAGAGTTGTATCTTACCTTAAAGAAACGACTATCATTCATAATAATTATAACAGCAATAGCGACTGCACTGACTGGAATTGTTAGTTATTTTTTACTAACACCAATTTACCAGTCTTCAACGCAGATTCTTGTAAATCAATCTAAAAATGATCAACAGTTCTATAACCAAGGGGAATTACAAACCAATCTTCAATTGATTAACACATATAATGTTATTATTAAAAGCCCCGCAATACTAGATAAAGTAATAGAACAAGAAAAACTAGATATGACTTTCAATGAGTTAAATGAGATGATAACTGTTTCTAATGAACAAGATTCACAAGTTGTTAATATAGATGTACAAAATGAAGATCCGCAGAAAGCGGCAGATATTGCCAATACTATTGCAAAAACCTTTCAATCTGAAATATCCAAGATAATGAAAATAGATAATGTAAATATATTGACACCAGCTGAAATAGGAGAGGATCCTTCTCCCGTTAAACCTAAACCTTTAATAAATATGGCTTTTGGACTGATCTTTGGGTTTGCTCTAGGGGCAGGGATAGCATGGTTACAAAATTATTTAGATAACACAATCAAAACAGAGCAAGATATTGAAAAACATCTTGGGTTAGCTGTGTTAGGAACTATTACTACCATTAATCTGGATGAAGAAAATATAGGTCAAGAGACAGGAAAGGTTTCAATGACAAGAACGAGAGGTGAGTCGGTTGGCTCGTAA
- the galU gene encoding UTP--glucose-1-phosphate uridylyltransferase GalU — MKKVRKAIIPAAGLGTRFLPATKAMPKEMLPIVDKPTIQYIIEEAIESGIEDIIIVTGKGKRAIEDHFDHNFELEQNLIEKGKLELFEKVKQSSEINLHYIRQKEPKGLGHAVWCARNFIGNEPFAVLLGDDIVQANVPSLGQLMNEYEKTQSSVIGVQTVGDNETHRYGIVDPGNNEGRLYQVNNFVEKPAPGTAPSNLAIMGRYVFTPEIFKFLEEQEIGAGGEIQLTDAIQKLNTIQRVFAYDFEGKRYDVGEKFGFIQTTIEFALQHEDLKDSLMDFLKEVVKKESVKA; from the coding sequence ATGAAAAAAGTAAGAAAAGCCATCATACCAGCAGCAGGATTAGGAACTCGTTTTTTACCAGCTACAAAAGCAATGCCAAAAGAAATGTTGCCAATTGTTGATAAACCTACTATTCAATATATCATCGAAGAGGCAATCGAATCAGGTATTGAAGATATTATTATTGTTACAGGTAAAGGAAAAAGAGCAATAGAAGATCACTTTGATCATAATTTTGAGCTAGAGCAAAACTTAATTGAAAAAGGTAAATTAGAGTTATTTGAAAAAGTGAAGCAATCTTCTGAAATAAATCTTCACTATATTCGTCAAAAAGAACCAAAAGGGTTAGGACATGCTGTATGGTGTGCACGTAATTTCATTGGTAACGAGCCATTTGCAGTTTTACTTGGTGATGATATTGTACAAGCTAATGTTCCATCTTTAGGACAGTTAATGAATGAATATGAAAAAACTCAATCATCTGTAATTGGTGTACAAACTGTTGGTGATAATGAAACTCATCGTTATGGTATTGTAGATCCAGGCAATAATGAAGGTCGTCTTTATCAAGTTAATAACTTTGTAGAAAAACCGGCACCAGGCACCGCACCTTCAAATCTAGCAATTATGGGTCGTTATGTATTTACACCAGAAATATTCAAGTTTTTAGAAGAACAAGAGATTGGTGCTGGAGGAGAAATTCAATTAACAGATGCCATTCAGAAACTAAATACGATTCAACGTGTATTCGCTTATGACTTTGAAGGAAAACGTTATGATGTGGGTGAAAAATTCGGCTTTATCCAAACAACAATTGAATTTGCTTTACAGCACGAAGATTTAAAAGATTCTCTTATGGACTTCCTAAAAGAAGTAGTAAAAAAAGAATCAGTTAAGGCGTAA
- the galE gene encoding UDP-glucose 4-epimerase GalE — protein MILVVGGAGYVGSHLVKELVEKEKVVVLDNLSTGFKQLVDSNAIFVQGDLGDRRVLDDIFNTYPIKAVMHFAANSLVGESVTDPYKYYQNNVAATLTLLKAMVDHNVKNFIFSSTAATYGVPNVDLIDEKQPNNPINPYGKTKLMVEQILEDFATAYDLHYIVLRYFNVAGAHESSTIGESHDPETHLIPIILQHLLGEREKISVFGTDYDTPDGTCIRDYIHATDLANAHILALDALLEEEKETEVYNLGNGNGFSVKEVIETCESVTGIKANIEYGDRRQGDPAKLVASSEKIKRELGWEPKFNLNQIIESAWKWHSSQNIS, from the coding sequence ATGATTCTGGTTGTTGGTGGAGCAGGCTATGTTGGTAGCCATCTTGTAAAAGAGCTAGTGGAAAAAGAAAAAGTAGTGGTATTAGATAATTTATCAACAGGATTTAAGCAGTTAGTTGACAGCAACGCTATCTTTGTACAGGGAGATTTAGGAGATCGTCGTGTACTTGATGACATATTTAATACGTATCCAATAAAAGCTGTTATGCATTTTGCTGCCAATAGCTTAGTTGGAGAGTCTGTCACAGATCCATATAAGTACTATCAGAATAATGTTGCTGCAACATTAACCTTACTTAAGGCAATGGTAGATCATAATGTGAAAAACTTTATCTTTTCATCTACAGCAGCAACATATGGAGTCCCAAATGTTGACTTAATAGATGAAAAACAACCGAATAATCCAATTAACCCCTATGGAAAAACGAAGCTTATGGTTGAACAGATCCTTGAAGACTTTGCAACAGCTTACGATCTCCATTATATCGTGCTGCGATACTTCAATGTAGCGGGTGCACATGAATCATCAACAATTGGTGAAAGTCATGATCCTGAGACACATTTAATTCCAATTATTCTTCAACACTTATTGGGAGAAAGAGAGAAAATCTCTGTCTTCGGTACTGATTATGATACACCTGATGGTACATGTATTCGAGACTATATTCATGCAACAGACCTAGCAAATGCTCATATTCTCGCATTAGATGCATTATTAGAAGAGGAAAAAGAAACAGAAGTATATAATTTAGGAAACGGAAATGGTTTTTCTGTAAAAGAAGTAATTGAAACTTGCGAAAGTGTAACAGGGATTAAGGCAAATATCGAATATGGTGATAGACGTCAAGGAGATCCTGCAAAACTTGTAGCTTCCTCAGAGAAGATAAAAAGAGAATTAGGCTGGGAGCCAAAATTTAATTTAAATCAAATTATAGAAAGTGCATGGAAGTGGCACAGTAGTCAAAATATAAGTTAA
- a CDS encoding CpsD/CapB family tyrosine-protein kinase yields the protein MARKDRKKIFNLQNRSLISLTSPKSPIAEQFRTIRTNIQFSSADKEIRTIIVTSAGPGEGKSTNTANIAVVFAQQGKRVLLIDADLRKPTVHYTFRTENHIGVSNVLTKQASLEESYTATAQEKLFVLSSGPIPPNPSELLASRGMQVLIENAKEEFDIIIIDSPPVLAVTDAQILSNLADGVVLVVGSGKTEIDAAKKAKELLVSANAKILGAVLNNKKQEESQYYYYYGGK from the coding sequence TTGGCTCGTAAAGATCGTAAAAAAATATTTAATTTACAAAATAGGAGTTTAATATCATTAACATCTCCTAAATCTCCAATTGCGGAACAATTTAGAACGATTAGAACAAATATACAATTTTCTAGTGCGGATAAAGAAATTCGGACTATTATCGTTACATCAGCTGGACCTGGGGAAGGAAAATCAACAAATACGGCGAATATCGCAGTTGTTTTCGCACAACAAGGAAAACGTGTCTTATTGATAGATGCTGATTTAAGAAAACCAACAGTCCACTATACTTTTAGAACCGAGAATCACATCGGAGTATCTAATGTATTAACAAAACAAGCTTCACTTGAAGAATCCTATACGGCAACTGCTCAAGAAAAATTATTTGTCCTTTCAAGTGGCCCAATACCACCGAATCCTTCGGAGTTATTAGCTTCAAGAGGTATGCAGGTTCTAATTGAAAATGCAAAAGAAGAATTTGATATTATTATTATTGATTCTCCGCCAGTACTTGCAGTTACTGATGCTCAGATTTTATCAAACTTGGCAGATGGTGTTGTTTTGGTAGTAGGAAGTGGTAAAACAGAAATTGATGCTGCGAAAAAGGCGAAGGAACTCCTAGTTAGTGCTAATGCAAAAATTCTAGGTGCCGTTCTTAACAATAAAAAACAAGAAGAAAGTCAGTATTATTATTATTACGGTGGAAAGTAG
- a CDS encoding sugar transferase, producing the protein MVMREAISKKSSSNVTVAGEGKTQSHTKFYYLTKRIVDILGALIGLVLVSPIFMLISVLYLFGENKGPVFFAQQRVGKNGRIFKMYKFRSMIVDAENVLKSDKKLYQKYLENNYKLEPSEDPRITKIGQFLRETSLDELPQLLNVLKGDMSLVGPRPVVQVELKEYNHRLTEFLSVKPGVTGYWQICGRSDVGYPERADLEFYYVDNQGFKLDLKIIVNTILLVISRKGAY; encoded by the coding sequence ATAGTAATGAGAGAAGCTATTTCAAAAAAATCATCGTCAAACGTAACGGTAGCCGGGGAAGGTAAAACTCAAAGTCATACGAAATTTTATTATCTAACAAAAAGAATTGTTGACATCTTAGGAGCTTTAATAGGATTAGTTTTGGTATCGCCGATATTTATGTTAATTAGTGTATTATATTTATTTGGAGAAAATAAAGGTCCTGTCTTTTTTGCTCAACAACGTGTGGGGAAAAATGGACGCATTTTTAAGATGTATAAATTTCGCTCGATGATTGTTGATGCAGAGAATGTTTTAAAAAGTGATAAAAAACTTTATCAAAAGTATTTAGAGAACAATTATAAATTAGAACCATCTGAAGATCCAAGAATTACAAAAATTGGACAATTTTTGCGTGAAACTAGTTTAGATGAACTCCCTCAATTATTAAATGTACTGAAGGGGGATATGAGTTTAGTAGGACCAAGACCTGTTGTCCAAGTTGAACTTAAAGAATATAACCATCGATTAACTGAGTTTCTTAGCGTAAAGCCTGGTGTAACTGGTTATTGGCAAATATGCGGAAGAAGTGATGTTGGTTATCCTGAGCGAGCAGATTTAGAGTTTTATTATGTGGATAATCAAGGATTTAAGTTAGACCTTAAAATAATTGTTAACACAATTTTACTTGTAATATCCAGAAAAGGTGCTTATTAA